One stretch of Pirellulales bacterium DNA includes these proteins:
- a CDS encoding 16S rRNA (uracil(1498)-N(3))-methyltransferase, protein MSQRYFVETRISGARATLVDAEAHHLAHVMRAKAGDQVILFDGAGGEYAAVVERVARSTIELAVLAHRAIERELAAPVVVGASLPKGDRQRWLIEKLVELGVTDFVPLATARGVAQPVGNVVDRLRRAVVEASKQCGRNRLMQIQPPQEWRAFVCDAPAAAGRLIAHPGADRTLADVVRGAPSAAAAGVFLGVGPEGGFTDDEARLALSAGWTGVDLGARILRVETAAATLAAAAAIMLGESAPSSNDA, encoded by the coding sequence ATGTCGCAACGCTATTTCGTCGAAACACGCATCAGCGGGGCACGGGCGACGTTGGTCGACGCCGAGGCACATCATCTGGCCCATGTCATGCGCGCCAAAGCGGGTGATCAGGTCATACTGTTCGATGGCGCAGGGGGAGAGTATGCGGCCGTGGTCGAACGCGTGGCACGTTCCACGATCGAGCTAGCAGTGCTGGCGCATCGTGCGATCGAGCGCGAGCTGGCCGCGCCGGTAGTGGTCGGCGCGTCGCTCCCCAAGGGGGATCGTCAGCGGTGGCTGATCGAGAAACTGGTCGAACTGGGCGTGACCGACTTCGTCCCTTTGGCCACGGCGCGTGGCGTGGCGCAGCCAGTGGGAAATGTAGTCGATCGTCTGCGACGGGCCGTAGTCGAAGCCTCGAAGCAGTGCGGCCGTAATCGCCTGATGCAGATTCAACCGCCGCAGGAATGGCGTGCGTTTGTCTGTGACGCGCCGGCCGCTGCTGGCCGCCTGATCGCCCATCCCGGGGCCGATCGTACGCTGGCGGATGTCGTACGCGGCGCGCCGTCGGCCGCCGCGGCCGGCGTGTTCCTGGGCGTGGGACCGGAAGGGGGCTTTACTGACGACGAAGCACGGTTGGCCCTATCCGCAGGCTGGACCGGCGTCGATCTGGGAGCGCGCATTCTGCGCGTCGAAACGGCTGCCGCAACGCTGGCCGCCGCGGCAGCGATCATGCTCGGCGAAAGTGCGCCGTCGAGCAACGACGCTTGA